The Microcoleus sp. FACHB-831 region TTCAATTTTCAAGTTGGAGCGAGGATAAGCGACGCAGAGCAACGCATAGCCTTGTGCCTGAAGTTCTGGACTAACGCCCATGCCATCGCCTTGATCGACAGATCCTTCTAGGATTTTAGCCGCACAGGTAGTACAGACACCAGCATTACAGGAACTTGGTAGTTCTAACCCAACTGCACCAGCAGCTTGAAGAATTTGTTTATCTTCTGGCACTTCTATAGTGTGGGTGGTGCCTTGGTGATGAATTTCAACGGTGTAAGTCTTGGACATAGAGAGGTGGCTTAGGTACACTTCCCCAGCGCGAATGCTTATAACAATTTCGGCGGGGCGGACGAGATTCCATATTAC contains the following coding sequences:
- a CDS encoding 2Fe-2S iron-sulfur cluster-binding protein; this encodes MSKTYTVEIHHQGTTHTIEVPEDKQILQAAGAVGLELPSSCNAGVCTTCAAKILEGSVDQGDGMGVSPELQAQGYALLCVAYPRSNLKIESEKEDELYELQFGQFQKK